One genomic region from Streptomyces venezuelae encodes:
- a CDS encoding 2'-5' RNA ligase family protein → MGTVTLGVSIAVPEPYGSLLQERRAGFGDPAAHGIPTHVTLVPPTEVAEERLPEIEAHLAGVAAGYQPFPVRLKGTGTFRPLSPVVFVKLKEGVPLCHRLQHQIRDESGPLARELQFPYHPHVTVAHAISEEGMDRAFKELAGYEAAWTCRSFALYEQGPDGVWRKLYDYEFGSGRPISAVPTQGGSPVDAPTATPAG, encoded by the coding sequence GTGGGGACCGTAACGCTCGGCGTTTCGATCGCGGTCCCGGAGCCCTACGGCAGCCTGCTCCAAGAGCGGCGCGCGGGCTTCGGGGATCCCGCCGCGCACGGCATTCCCACCCACGTCACCCTCGTCCCGCCGACCGAGGTCGCGGAGGAGCGGCTCCCGGAGATCGAGGCGCACCTCGCCGGGGTCGCCGCCGGTTACCAGCCGTTCCCCGTCCGCCTGAAGGGCACGGGGACCTTCCGCCCGCTCTCCCCGGTCGTCTTCGTGAAGCTCAAGGAGGGCGTCCCCCTCTGCCACCGGCTCCAGCACCAGATCCGGGACGAGTCGGGCCCGCTCGCGCGCGAGCTCCAGTTCCCGTACCACCCGCACGTCACCGTGGCGCACGCCATCTCCGAGGAGGGGATGGACCGGGCGTTCAAGGAGCTCGCCGGGTACGAGGCGGCCTGGACGTGCCGCTCGTTCGCGCTGTACGAGCAGGGCCCGGACGGTGTGTGGCGGAAGCTGTACGACTACGAGTTCGGCAGCGGCCGCCCGATCTCGGCCGTCCCGACGCAGGGCGGAAGCCCGGTCGACGCGCCGACCGCCACCCCGGCCGGCTGA